The following are from one region of the Hydrogenimonas sp. SS33 genome:
- a CDS encoding sugar phosphate nucleotidyltransferase, producing the protein MSKRLKAVMMAGGFGTRIQPLTHSVPKPMLPVVNLPMMEHTLNKLVETGIDEVVILLYYKPEVIKNHFGDGSRWGVKIHYVLPDDDYGTAGAVGFGRQYLDTTFMIVSGDLVTDFDFKKIFEYHERKNAKLTITLTSVENPLQFGVVIANEEGKIEKFLEKPSWGEVFSDTINTGIYIIEPEILNYIPVGENFDFAKDLFPLLMKEGIDLMGYNATGYWRDVGNPDSYREVHEDILNRRLDFKIPGREVRYPDGILHLTGESEIDESVEIIGNVVIGGNVKIGKGTKLNNVVIGDNVTIGEWSNLRNSVLWHDITIGKKFILDNGVICNDNVIGDHVTAKAGLILAEGCTVGKLARFEQDVTIWPYKEIEPAAIVNRNVVWGSKYKNSIFQFGSVVGKSNVEMSCEMATKLAEAYAAQLPQGATVMVGRDHDKSSRMIKRAFLGGLLSAGINVVDLKSIPPSVVRYSISSNENIVGGAFVRRNIYDPASTEINFFNEDGLRIDNNTAKSIEKAFFNEKFRRVEFGKIGEIHESLNWQECNDYRTAIELAVDQKILRSRNVRIAVDLMHGITADVFPKILSDIGLDNITLNAHAETRTVSSLEHLTAKSKKDLSTIVPSLGLDAGFAIFPGGQRLAIVCDKGNFFDKIEGLSIVLKLLDLEAVCEGRRMKVFLPTWAPDMIDYKNLVIERGVYSNFKAGKLREYDLIATIDGNFAFTDFTLHRDAMYATLKILQLLIKHNVKLSEIGAEIHPFYYKTFKLPCPQAKKGVMMRKFIEYAKGKRHSTVDGVKIWENETDWILMIPDTYGDFLNLYLQARDDSAGKALYEKYTALIEKWMNE; encoded by the coding sequence ATGTCCAAACGCCTCAAAGCGGTGATGATGGCGGGCGGGTTCGGAACCAGAATCCAGCCGCTGACACACTCCGTTCCCAAACCGATGCTCCCGGTCGTCAACCTTCCGATGATGGAACATACCCTCAACAAACTTGTGGAAACGGGAATCGACGAAGTCGTCATCCTCCTCTACTACAAGCCGGAAGTGATCAAGAACCATTTCGGTGACGGAAGCCGCTGGGGCGTCAAGATCCACTATGTCCTTCCCGACGACGACTACGGCACCGCCGGTGCCGTCGGTTTCGGCCGCCAATACCTCGATACGACCTTCATGATCGTCAGCGGCGACCTGGTGACCGATTTCGACTTCAAAAAGATTTTCGAATACCACGAACGAAAAAACGCGAAACTGACCATCACCCTCACCTCGGTGGAGAACCCCCTGCAGTTTGGCGTCGTCATCGCCAACGAGGAGGGGAAAATCGAAAAGTTCCTCGAAAAGCCGAGTTGGGGCGAAGTCTTCAGCGATACGATCAATACGGGTATCTACATCATAGAACCGGAGATACTCAATTACATTCCGGTCGGGGAGAATTTCGATTTCGCCAAAGACCTCTTTCCCCTTCTGATGAAAGAGGGGATCGACCTGATGGGGTACAACGCCACTGGGTACTGGCGCGACGTGGGCAATCCGGACAGTTACCGGGAGGTCCACGAAGACATTCTCAACCGACGCCTCGATTTCAAAATCCCGGGCAGGGAGGTGCGCTACCCCGACGGCATCCTCCATCTGACCGGTGAGAGCGAAATAGACGAGAGTGTGGAGATCATCGGCAACGTCGTCATCGGCGGCAACGTAAAGATAGGAAAAGGGACGAAACTCAACAATGTCGTCATCGGTGACAATGTGACGATAGGGGAGTGGAGCAACCTGCGCAATTCGGTGCTTTGGCACGACATCACCATCGGGAAGAAATTCATTCTCGACAACGGGGTCATCTGCAACGACAATGTGATCGGTGACCATGTCACGGCGAAAGCGGGACTGATCCTCGCAGAGGGGTGTACCGTCGGAAAACTGGCCCGCTTCGAACAGGATGTGACAATCTGGCCATACAAGGAGATCGAACCCGCCGCCATCGTCAACCGCAACGTGGTCTGGGGAAGCAAATACAAAAACTCCATCTTCCAGTTCGGCAGCGTCGTCGGCAAGTCGAACGTGGAGATGAGCTGCGAAATGGCGACCAAACTGGCGGAAGCCTATGCGGCGCAGCTTCCCCAGGGGGCCACGGTCATGGTCGGAAGGGACCACGACAAGAGTTCGCGGATGATCAAACGCGCCTTCCTCGGCGGCCTGCTCTCCGCCGGGATCAACGTCGTCGATCTCAAAAGCATTCCCCCCTCCGTCGTACGCTACTCCATCTCCAGTAACGAAAACATCGTCGGCGGCGCCTTCGTGAGGCGCAATATCTACGACCCGGCATCGACGGAGATCAACTTTTTCAACGAAGACGGCCTGCGCATCGACAACAATACGGCCAAGTCGATCGAAAAGGCCTTTTTCAACGAAAAGTTCCGACGGGTGGAGTTCGGCAAGATCGGTGAGATCCACGAGAGCCTCAACTGGCAGGAGTGCAACGACTACCGAACCGCCATCGAACTGGCGGTCGACCAGAAGATTCTGCGCTCCCGCAACGTCCGTATCGCCGTAGACCTGATGCACGGCATTACCGCCGACGTCTTTCCGAAGATCCTCAGCGACATCGGGCTGGACAATATCACCCTCAACGCCCATGCGGAGACGCGGACCGTCAGCAGCCTGGAACATTTGACCGCCAAATCGAAAAAAGACCTGAGTACCATCGTCCCCTCTTTGGGGCTGGATGCGGGATTCGCTATCTTCCCCGGCGGGCAGCGGCTCGCCATCGTTTGCGACAAAGGCAACTTCTTCGACAAGATCGAAGGACTCTCCATCGTCCTGAAACTTCTTGACCTGGAGGCGGTCTGCGAAGGGCGCAGGATGAAGGTTTTTCTTCCCACATGGGCGCCCGATATGATCGACTACAAGAATCTTGTGATCGAACGGGGTGTCTACAGCAACTTCAAGGCGGGCAAACTGCGTGAATATGACCTCATCGCCACCATCGACGGCAACTTCGCCTTTACCGACTTTACTCTCCACCGGGATGCGATGTACGCCACCCTGAAGATTCTGCAGCTTCTGATCAAGCACAATGTCAAACTCTCCGAAATCGGTGCGGAAATCCACCCCTTCTACTACAAAACCTTCAAACTCCCCTGCCCGCAGGCGAAAAAGGGCGTCATGATGCGCAAATTCATCGAATACGCCAAAGGGAAACGACACTCCACGGTCGACGGGGTGAAGATTTGGGAGAACGAGACCGACTGGATATTGATGATTCCCGACACCTACGGGGATTTTCTTAACCTCTACCTGCAGGCCAGAGACGACAGCGCCGGAAAGGCGCTCTACGAGAAGTACACCGCACTCATCGAAAAATGGATGAACGAGTAG
- a CDS encoding isoamylase early set domain-containing protein, with product MVKITKKGKKAWVTFTAPVTECESVAIKGSWDEWKVEPMKRKKNGEFYITKILPTGQSYEFGYLVNNSDWIHDPETEEVATPFGSKNSVLTL from the coding sequence ATGGTCAAAATCACGAAAAAAGGAAAAAAGGCGTGGGTCACCTTCACCGCGCCGGTCACGGAGTGCGAATCGGTCGCCATCAAAGGAAGCTGGGACGAATGGAAAGTAGAACCGATGAAACGGAAGAAAAACGGTGAGTTCTATATCACCAAAATCCTTCCTACCGGACAAAGTTACGAATTCGGTTACCTCGTCAATAACAGTGACTGGATTCACGATCCCGAGACCGAAGAGGTCGCCACTCCGTTCGGAAGTAAAAATTCAGTTTTGACGCTGTAA
- a CDS encoding 6-phosphofructokinase, protein MALAIMCSGGDAPGMNAAVKKFVDYTFDRGETPYLIYDGLEGLIDGSIKKAEHRDVAGILHRGGSIIRSSRSPRFFEYEYRKQAFENLKKHEIEGLVVLGGDGSFRAMDTFSHEFAVNFVGIPTTIDNDIYGTEYCLGVDTALNTIRDALDKIYDTASTFNRAFVVEVMGRECGYLAVVSAISSGAEICIIPEVDFNLHVTEQKLKQEIANGRRYILAIVAEGTKMTDKVAGWLQMELEFDTRVTVLGHIQRGGAPTTFDRMMGFDFAVQAVDHLLKSKDLNKVVVYNKGEFGLLDIDVVTSKKYQIDPNLLSMLNVLD, encoded by the coding sequence ATGGCATTGGCGATTATGTGTTCCGGCGGTGACGCCCCCGGTATGAACGCGGCGGTCAAAAAGTTCGTCGATTATACGTTCGACAGGGGTGAGACACCCTACCTGATCTACGACGGGCTGGAAGGGCTCATCGACGGGTCGATAAAAAAAGCGGAACACAGGGATGTGGCAGGCATTCTGCACAGAGGAGGTTCGATCATCCGCTCCTCCCGCTCCCCCCGTTTCTTCGAATACGAATACCGAAAGCAGGCCTTCGAAAACCTGAAAAAACATGAGATAGAGGGGCTCGTGGTACTGGGAGGCGACGGCTCCTTCCGGGCGATGGATACCTTCAGCCATGAATTTGCCGTCAACTTTGTCGGGATTCCGACCACCATCGATAACGATATCTACGGCACCGAATACTGCCTGGGGGTCGATACGGCCCTCAATACGATCCGCGACGCGCTGGACAAGATCTACGATACCGCCTCCACCTTCAACCGCGCCTTCGTGGTGGAGGTGATGGGCCGGGAGTGCGGATACCTCGCCGTCGTCTCCGCCATCAGTTCGGGGGCGGAGATATGCATCATCCCCGAAGTCGATTTCAATCTGCACGTCACCGAACAGAAACTGAAACAGGAGATCGCCAACGGTCGTCGCTACATTCTGGCGATCGTGGCCGAGGGGACGAAGATGACCGACAAAGTGGCGGGCTGGCTGCAGATGGAACTGGAGTTCGATACCCGTGTCACCGTACTGGGGCACATTCAGCGCGGCGGCGCGCCGACCACCTTCGACAGAATGATGGGGTTTGACTTCGCCGTGCAGGCCGTCGACCACCTGCTGAAATCCAAAGATCTCAACAAAGTGGTCGTCTACAACAAAGGAGAGTTCGGATTGCTGGACATCGATGTGGTCACAAGCAAAAAGTACCAGATCGACCCCAATCTGTTGTCGATGCTCAACGTTCTGGACTGA
- the pyk gene encoding pyruvate kinase encodes MPNNKVKVVATLGPATNNAEKIGELIDHGVNVFRLNFSYGTHKEHARTIRTIRETAAKKERIVGILQDICGPKIRVRGLAEPRSVKKGDRLVMAKEPVGEAFCISYPEIIEDLKQNDAIYFADGTIQTRVVEKHPDRVVLEVLTPGRLLEGKGVNFPKADITLHALTEKDREDIRFGAKMGVDFVAISFVSDEEDVIEARRIQRDAGGEAWIVSKIERTSAVERIDAIIEASDGIMVARGDLGAEAGLTRVPVLQKMIIKKCNRQAKPVIVATQMLTSMINSPYPTRAEVSDVANAVYDGADAVMLSDETAVGNYPAEAVDTLIGTILETQKSYPYYKNYETDIHEAFPHAAASLAQILDCDFVAALTRSGFTMRHLGKYRPKEPIVVITTRGDLIAKTSLAWGVVRAIEVDMEKIETEQKLVENLLETYKADPEAFLLVTGYLGEKISMGKSVRYIRREDREKS; translated from the coding sequence ATGCCGAACAACAAAGTCAAAGTGGTCGCCACCCTGGGGCCCGCCACCAACAATGCGGAGAAGATCGGTGAACTGATCGACCACGGTGTCAACGTCTTTCGCCTCAACTTCTCCTACGGAACCCACAAGGAGCATGCCCGAACCATCCGCACCATCCGGGAGACTGCGGCCAAGAAAGAGAGGATCGTCGGCATTTTGCAGGATATCTGCGGCCCCAAAATCCGTGTACGGGGGCTCGCCGAACCCAGATCGGTCAAAAAGGGGGACCGGCTGGTCATGGCGAAGGAGCCGGTAGGGGAAGCCTTCTGTATCAGTTACCCGGAAATTATCGAAGATTTGAAGCAAAACGACGCCATCTACTTCGCGGACGGCACCATCCAGACCCGCGTGGTGGAGAAACACCCCGACCGGGTCGTCCTGGAGGTCCTCACCCCCGGGCGGCTGCTGGAAGGCAAAGGGGTCAATTTCCCGAAAGCCGACATCACCCTCCACGCCCTGACGGAGAAGGACAGGGAAGATATCCGCTTCGGCGCGAAGATGGGGGTCGATTTCGTCGCCATCTCCTTCGTCAGCGACGAGGAGGATGTCATCGAAGCGCGCCGCATCCAGAGAGATGCGGGCGGGGAGGCGTGGATCGTCTCCAAGATCGAGCGGACCTCCGCCGTGGAGAGGATCGACGCGATCATCGAAGCGAGCGACGGCATCATGGTCGCCCGGGGGGACCTGGGGGCGGAGGCCGGCCTGACACGGGTACCGGTACTGCAGAAGATGATCATCAAAAAGTGCAACCGCCAGGCCAAACCGGTCATCGTCGCCACCCAGATGCTCACCTCCATGATCAACTCCCCCTACCCTACCCGTGCCGAAGTCTCCGACGTGGCCAATGCCGTCTACGACGGTGCCGACGCGGTGATGCTGTCTGATGAAACGGCGGTAGGAAACTACCCCGCCGAGGCGGTCGACACCCTCATCGGCACCATCCTGGAGACCCAAAAAAGCTATCCCTACTATAAAAACTACGAAACCGATATCCATGAAGCCTTCCCCCATGCCGCCGCATCACTCGCCCAGATACTCGACTGTGATTTCGTCGCCGCGCTTACCCGCTCGGGCTTTACGATGCGTCATCTTGGAAAGTACCGCCCCAAGGAGCCGATCGTCGTCATTACGACCCGGGGGGATCTCATCGCCAAAACCTCTCTGGCATGGGGGGTCGTCAGGGCGATCGAGGTGGATATGGAGAAGATCGAGACGGAACAGAAGCTGGTGGAAAACCTGCTCGAAACCTACAAAGCGGACCCGGAAGCCTTCCTGCTGGTGACAGGCTACCTGGGAGAGAAGATTTCCATGGGCAAAAGCGTCCGCTATATCCGCAGGGAAGACAGAGAGAAGTCATAA